A stretch of DNA from Candidatus Limnocylindrales bacterium:
GAACCAGGAAACCTTTTGCACTTACCTGTCTGAGAAAGGTCCCTATGATCTGGTCGGTATTTCATTGATGACGTTTATGATGTATGACGCGTTTGATATAGCGGCTTATATCAAGGCTAAATTTCCTCGAACAAAGATTATAATGGGAGGACCTCACCCAACGGTTATGCCCGACCATACCCTGGAAAATAAGCATATCGATGCAATTTGTATCGGTGAAGGGGAGATGGTCCTGGTCGACGTGGTAAAAAATGATGGAAATTTTAAAGGGATTCCCGGCGTATGGTATCGGGATGGAGACCAGATCATTAAAAATCCAGAGCGGGAGAATATCTGGGATCTGGATAAACTACCTTTTCCGGCCTGGGATCTGGTACCCATGGAGACCTATTTTGCGCACTGGTTCCTTATGGATTCGGTTCAGATAGGACTTCGGGGAACTTCCCTCTGCGCTTCACGGGGATGTCCCTTCAAATGCACCTATTGCCAGCCCACGCTGAATGCTATTTTTGGAAAAAAGATCCGCAAGCGATCTCCTGCTAATATTGTAGATGAAATCGAAACGCTGAAAGATCGCTATAAAATCACAGCCTTTGCCTTCCAGGATGATACTTTCATTATCGATAAGAAGTGGGCTAAAAGCGTGGCCCGGGAAATGATTAACCGAAAAGTGGATCTGGTTTGGGAAACCAACGTGCGGGCAGATCTTATCCCGGAGGATCTGTTGACCGATCTCTATGAGGCCGGACTCCGAAAAATTAATATTGGCATAGAATCCCATTCCCAGAAGACCCTGGATGAGATTTATGATAAAAAAATAACCGTAGAACAGGTTAAAGAAAGCGTTCGAATCGCTAACAAACTGGGAATCAAAGTCCAGGGTTATTTTATGTTGGGAGCCCCCACCGAAGGAATCTACGACGCTCTACAAACCATTAATTTCGCCAGAAAATTGGATATCCACGACGCAACTTTTAGTATCACAACTCCCCTTCCAATGACCTATCTTTATGATAGAACCAAGGAGTTGATAGAGAAGGATCTTGGAGAGTTTGACTATTATAGTACGTCCGTTTATAAAAAATCGGTTACCGCCTCTCCTTTAGCCCTAAAAATACTGAAAAAGCTAGCTTTTTTTAGCTTTTATCTAACCCCTAAGCGACTTCTTAAAACCTTGAAGTTGGTATTGGACCCTTCCCAATTGACCAAAACGTTGGTTAAATTGAGGCGGGTTTTATCTTAACAACAAACCATGGGTCCTGGGTGCTGAGTCATGAGGGATAAATCTTATTCGTTATCATTCATCACTCGGTACCCTCAGTGAGTTCTATGCGTCGTTTTTCTGCCTGGCTCGTTTTGATTCCTGTTATTTTACTTTTGATAGCTCCTGTTGGGGCGATGAGGATTCCCGCCATTGACTTTGATGTGAAAGTGACCCCAAGAGCCGGGGTCGTCCAGACGATCACCATTCAAAACTTTGCCTTCAATCCGCAAACTCTGGTCGTCAATCTCAATGATACCGTCAGGGCCATAAACAATGATGGAGTTCCCCATACCGTAACCAGTGACCAAGGACTTTTTGATTCAGGCACCATACGCCCTGGTAAATCTAAACAAGCGATAGCCAAGCGCAGAGGAACTTACCCTTATCATTGTTCCATTCACCCCTTTATGAAAGGGACAGTCATCGTACAGTAAAATAGATTCAGTCGATAGGTTCTGCAGCAACTGCGCGTACCGGGCTGCCATCTCCCCCTTCTAAAAGAAGGGGAAAAACATATAAAAAAACACGATCTTTTTTCAAAAGATGAAGGTTGGTTAAATACTCGATTACACAAATCCCCTCCTTAAAGAAAACATCGTGTGTGGTGCACTCTTCTCGACTGATGGGGCGGTCAGGTTCTGTGATCATGTATCGAATGGAGTAATCGGGAGGATAATCGTACCCTACGGTTTTAACCCTTTTCTGTACCAGCCACCGACAGGCTTCTCGAGTGGTATAAGGAGCCTCTGTCCAAAATTCCCGGGTTTCTATAGAACGCTTGAGAGGCCAGTCTGTTCGTAACAGCACGATGTCTCCCTGGCGTATATGCTGTCCCCGACTCTCCAAATCTTCCACCCGAATGGGATCATTAGCCTGACAATGGGTTAAATCTACGATTACAGCCTCTCCAAACCACTGATCTAAGGGAAGTTGAGAAAACGACTTACCACCTGGAATAAAATGACTGGGAGCATCCACATGGGTAAAACTATGACCACTCAAGGTTATCCTGTGGATTAGAAAAGGAAAACCTTCTTCATAGTTCCGAATTCTTTTAAATTCTACGGGCCAACGCCAGTGATTGGGTTTAATAGGATGGGTTAAATCGACAAGTTTGGGTTTTGACATAGTTAAAATTACCG
This window harbors:
- a CDS encoding radical SAM protein — protein: MRVGLIFPRFKYPSGDPPLGVMYVASSLRQEVGCPVDILDSTFFRNQETFCTYLSEKGPYDLVGISLMTFMMYDAFDIAAYIKAKFPRTKIIMGGPHPTVMPDHTLENKHIDAICIGEGEMVLVDVVKNDGNFKGIPGVWYRDGDQIIKNPERENIWDLDKLPFPAWDLVPMETYFAHWFLMDSVQIGLRGTSLCASRGCPFKCTYCQPTLNAIFGKKIRKRSPANIVDEIETLKDRYKITAFAFQDDTFIIDKKWAKSVAREMINRKVDLVWETNVRADLIPEDLLTDLYEAGLRKINIGIESHSQKTLDEIYDKKITVEQVKESVRIANKLGIKVQGYFMLGAPTEGIYDALQTINFARKLDIHDATFSITTPLPMTYLYDRTKELIEKDLGEFDYYSTSVYKKSVTASPLALKILKKLAFFSFYLTPKRLLKTLKLVLDPSQLTKTLVKLRRVLS
- a CDS encoding cupredoxin domain-containing protein, with the translated sequence MRRFSAWLVLIPVILLLIAPVGAMRIPAIDFDVKVTPRAGVVQTITIQNFAFNPQTLVVNLNDTVRAINNDGVPHTVTSDQGLFDSGTIRPGKSKQAIAKRRGTYPYHCSIHPFMKGTVIVQ
- a CDS encoding cyclase family protein, which produces MSKPKLVDLTHPIKPNHWRWPVEFKRIRNYEEGFPFLIHRITLSGHSFTHVDAPSHFIPGGKSFSQLPLDQWFGEAVIVDLTHCQANDPIRVEDLESRGQHIRQGDIVLLRTDWPLKRSIETREFWTEAPYTTREACRWLVQKRVKTVGYDYPPDYSIRYMITEPDRPISREECTTHDVFFKEGICVIEYLTNLHLLKKDRVFLYVFPLLLEGGDGSPVRAVAAEPID